A window from Cryptomeria japonica chromosome 1, Sugi_1.0, whole genome shotgun sequence encodes these proteins:
- the LOC131028194 gene encoding uncharacterized protein LOC131028194 isoform X2: MGSLALEEGLVYPDVRRDEFVMDNYHGMLVPDPYRWMEDPDAKEVKDFVEKQVQLTQSYLQNCETREKLRKQITTLLDHPRYDCPYRRGNKCFYFFNTGLQAQSVLYVQDSLEAEAEVLVDPNTLSEDGTISLNTYAISEDAEFLAVGLSSSGSDWVNIKVIRIADKKTEPDSLSWVKFSSITWSHDSKGFFYSRYPAPKEGELDAGTETNINLNHQLFYHFLGTEQSEDILCWKDPEHPKWTVRARVTEDGKYLLIIITEGCDPVNRLYYCDLAGLPQGLEAFKGKEELLPFHKLIDNFEAKYDLVANDDTIFTFRTNKKAPRYKLVRVDLRQPEFWSDVVAESDRDVLDSVAAVNDNQLLVCYLNDVKHILQVRDLGSGKWLHDLPIDIGSVYQISGRRKYKELFIGFTSFLTPSIIYRCNLDAEKPNLVVFRETIVPGFDRNFFEAKQVFVPSKDGTQIPMFIVCKKNTILDGSHPTLLYGYGGFNISITPYFSASRIVLLRHLGAVFAVANIRGGGEYGEEWHQAGILSNKQNCFDDFISAAEFLVSEGYTQPKKLSIEGGSNGGLLVAACMNQRPDLFGCVLAHVGVMDMLRFHKFTIGHAWTTDFGCSEKEEEFHWLIKYSPLHNVKRPWEEPGGHSVQYPATMLLTADHDDRVVPLHSLKFLATMQYILCKSVPHSPQTNPIIGRIDTKAGHGAGRPTQKVIDESADKWAFMAKVVEASWID, from the exons ATGGGATCTCTTGCGTTGGAGGAAGGCCTGGTATATCCAGATGTGAGAAGGGACGAGTTCGTAATGGACAACTATCATGGAATGCTTGTACCTGATCCTTATAGATG GATGGAAGATCCAGATGCAAAGGAGGTCAAGGATTTTGTTGAGAAGCAAGTGCAGTTAACTCAATCCTACCTACAGAATTGTGAGACAAGAGAAAAGTTGAGGAAACAGATCACAACTCTTTTGGACCACCCTAGATATGACTGTCCATACAGACGTGGCAATAAATGCTTCTACTTTTTCAATACAGGGCTGCAGGCTCAGAGTGTTCTATACGTTCAG GATAGTCTGGAGGCAGAAGCAGAGGTCTTAGTTGATCCCAACACACTCAGTGAAGATGGAACAATTTCTTTAAATACATATGCTATCAGTGAAGATGCCGAATTCTTGGCAGTTGGTTTAAGCTCCAGTGGTAGTGACTGGGTAAATATCAAGGTTATTCGGATAGCAGATAAGAAAACAGAGCCCGATTCTCTTTCCTGG GTGAAGTTCTCATCAATAACTTGGAGCCATGACAGTAAAGGTTTCTTTTACAGTCGGTATCCAGCTCCCAA AGAAGGAGAACTAGATGCAGGAACAGAAACAAATATCAACCTTAATCATCAATTGTTTTACCACTTCTTGGGTACGGAGCAATCTGAAGATATTTTGTGTTGGAAAGATCCAGAGCATCCTAAGTGGACAGTTAGAGCTAGAGtaactgaagatggaaag TATCTTCTCATAATTATTACGGAAGGCTGTGATCCGGTTAACAGGCTCTATTATTGTGATCTTGCTGGTCTTCCTCAAGGACTTGAGGCTTTTAAAGGCAAAGAAGAGCTACTTCCATTTCATAAACTCATTGATAATTTTGAAGCAAAATATgatcttgttgcaaatgatgatacCATCTTCACTTTTCGGACCAATAAAAAAGCTCCAAGGTATAAATTGGTCCGAGTGGATTTGAGGCAGCCGGAGTTTTGGAGCGATGTAGTTGCAGAATCAGATAGAGATGTACTTGATTCAGTTGCTGCTGTCAATGACAATCAACTTCTGGTATGTTACTTAAATGATGTTAAACACATTCTACAAGTACGGGACTTGGGATCTGGCAAGTGGCTTCATGATTTGCCAATAGATATTGGGTCAGTTTATCAAATCTCTGGAAGGCGTAAATACAAGGAGTTATTTATTGGTTTTACAAGCTTTCTTACTCCTAGTATCATTTATCGATGCAACCTAGATGCAGAAAAACCAAACCTCGTAGTATTTAGAGAGACTATTGTTCCAGGCTTCGATCGGAATTTTTTTGAGGCTAAACAG GTCTTTGTTCCTAGCAAAGATGGAACCCAAATACCAATGTTCATtgtatgcaagaaaaataccaTTCTTGACGGTTCTCATCCGACATTGCTATATGGTTATGGGGGCTTTAACATTAGTATCACTCCATACTTCAGTGCTAGTCGTATTGTCCTTTTAAGGCATTTAGGAGCAGTATTTGCTGTTGCAAACATTCGTGGGGGTGGTGAATATGGAGAAGAATGGCATCAAGCAGGCATTCTCTCAAATAAACaaaattgttttgatgacttcatttCTGCTGCTGAATTCCTTGTATCAGAGGGTTATACACAACCTAAAAAGTTGTCTATTGAGGGAGGCAGTAATGGAGGACTTCTTGTTGCAGCTTGCATGAATCAG aGACCTGACCTATTTGGTTGTGTGCTGGCTCATGTGGGGGTTATGGACATGTTACGCTTCCATAAATTTACTATTG GACATGCATGGACTACAGATTTTGGATGTTCGGAGAAGGAAGAAGAATTTCATTGGCTGATTAA ATACTCGCCATTGCATAATGTAAAGAGGCCATGGGAAGAGCCCGGGGGACATAGTGTTCAGTATCCCGCTACGATGTTATtgacagctgatcatgatgatcgagTTGTGCCGCTTCATTCTTTGAAATTTCTTGCA ACAATGCAATATATTTTATGCAAAAGTGTACCGCATAGCCCACAAACCAATCCAATTATTGGTCGAATTGATACAAAAGCCGGTCATGGGGCAGGGAGGCCAACCCAAAAAGTG ATTGATGAGAGTGCTGATAAATGGGCATTCATGGCCAAAGTGGTGGAAGCCTCGTGGATTGACTAG
- the LOC131028194 gene encoding uncharacterized protein LOC131028194 isoform X1: MNLSMCSVSPQGRSIFSTFNSCRKGTNPKRRNFLSRFNKHLVQLYLARQSIMGSLALEEGLVYPDVRRDEFVMDNYHGMLVPDPYRWMEDPDAKEVKDFVEKQVQLTQSYLQNCETREKLRKQITTLLDHPRYDCPYRRGNKCFYFFNTGLQAQSVLYVQDSLEAEAEVLVDPNTLSEDGTISLNTYAISEDAEFLAVGLSSSGSDWVNIKVIRIADKKTEPDSLSWVKFSSITWSHDSKGFFYSRYPAPKEGELDAGTETNINLNHQLFYHFLGTEQSEDILCWKDPEHPKWTVRARVTEDGKYLLIIITEGCDPVNRLYYCDLAGLPQGLEAFKGKEELLPFHKLIDNFEAKYDLVANDDTIFTFRTNKKAPRYKLVRVDLRQPEFWSDVVAESDRDVLDSVAAVNDNQLLVCYLNDVKHILQVRDLGSGKWLHDLPIDIGSVYQISGRRKYKELFIGFTSFLTPSIIYRCNLDAEKPNLVVFRETIVPGFDRNFFEAKQVFVPSKDGTQIPMFIVCKKNTILDGSHPTLLYGYGGFNISITPYFSASRIVLLRHLGAVFAVANIRGGGEYGEEWHQAGILSNKQNCFDDFISAAEFLVSEGYTQPKKLSIEGGSNGGLLVAACMNQRPDLFGCVLAHVGVMDMLRFHKFTIGHAWTTDFGCSEKEEEFHWLIKYSPLHNVKRPWEEPGGHSVQYPATMLLTADHDDRVVPLHSLKFLATMQYILCKSVPHSPQTNPIIGRIDTKAGHGAGRPTQKVIDESADKWAFMAKVVEASWID, encoded by the exons ATGAATCTCAGTATGTGTTCCGTAAGCCCTCAGGGCAGGTCTATTTTCTCTACATTTAACAG CTGCAGGAAGGGTACTAATCCAAAACGGCGTAACTTCCTTTCAAGATTTAATAAACATTTGGTCCAACTGTACTTAGCGCGGCAGTCCATTATGGGATCTCTTGCGTTGGAGGAAGGCCTGGTATATCCAGATGTGAGAAGGGACGAGTTCGTAATGGACAACTATCATGGAATGCTTGTACCTGATCCTTATAGATG GATGGAAGATCCAGATGCAAAGGAGGTCAAGGATTTTGTTGAGAAGCAAGTGCAGTTAACTCAATCCTACCTACAGAATTGTGAGACAAGAGAAAAGTTGAGGAAACAGATCACAACTCTTTTGGACCACCCTAGATATGACTGTCCATACAGACGTGGCAATAAATGCTTCTACTTTTTCAATACAGGGCTGCAGGCTCAGAGTGTTCTATACGTTCAG GATAGTCTGGAGGCAGAAGCAGAGGTCTTAGTTGATCCCAACACACTCAGTGAAGATGGAACAATTTCTTTAAATACATATGCTATCAGTGAAGATGCCGAATTCTTGGCAGTTGGTTTAAGCTCCAGTGGTAGTGACTGGGTAAATATCAAGGTTATTCGGATAGCAGATAAGAAAACAGAGCCCGATTCTCTTTCCTGG GTGAAGTTCTCATCAATAACTTGGAGCCATGACAGTAAAGGTTTCTTTTACAGTCGGTATCCAGCTCCCAA AGAAGGAGAACTAGATGCAGGAACAGAAACAAATATCAACCTTAATCATCAATTGTTTTACCACTTCTTGGGTACGGAGCAATCTGAAGATATTTTGTGTTGGAAAGATCCAGAGCATCCTAAGTGGACAGTTAGAGCTAGAGtaactgaagatggaaag TATCTTCTCATAATTATTACGGAAGGCTGTGATCCGGTTAACAGGCTCTATTATTGTGATCTTGCTGGTCTTCCTCAAGGACTTGAGGCTTTTAAAGGCAAAGAAGAGCTACTTCCATTTCATAAACTCATTGATAATTTTGAAGCAAAATATgatcttgttgcaaatgatgatacCATCTTCACTTTTCGGACCAATAAAAAAGCTCCAAGGTATAAATTGGTCCGAGTGGATTTGAGGCAGCCGGAGTTTTGGAGCGATGTAGTTGCAGAATCAGATAGAGATGTACTTGATTCAGTTGCTGCTGTCAATGACAATCAACTTCTGGTATGTTACTTAAATGATGTTAAACACATTCTACAAGTACGGGACTTGGGATCTGGCAAGTGGCTTCATGATTTGCCAATAGATATTGGGTCAGTTTATCAAATCTCTGGAAGGCGTAAATACAAGGAGTTATTTATTGGTTTTACAAGCTTTCTTACTCCTAGTATCATTTATCGATGCAACCTAGATGCAGAAAAACCAAACCTCGTAGTATTTAGAGAGACTATTGTTCCAGGCTTCGATCGGAATTTTTTTGAGGCTAAACAG GTCTTTGTTCCTAGCAAAGATGGAACCCAAATACCAATGTTCATtgtatgcaagaaaaataccaTTCTTGACGGTTCTCATCCGACATTGCTATATGGTTATGGGGGCTTTAACATTAGTATCACTCCATACTTCAGTGCTAGTCGTATTGTCCTTTTAAGGCATTTAGGAGCAGTATTTGCTGTTGCAAACATTCGTGGGGGTGGTGAATATGGAGAAGAATGGCATCAAGCAGGCATTCTCTCAAATAAACaaaattgttttgatgacttcatttCTGCTGCTGAATTCCTTGTATCAGAGGGTTATACACAACCTAAAAAGTTGTCTATTGAGGGAGGCAGTAATGGAGGACTTCTTGTTGCAGCTTGCATGAATCAG aGACCTGACCTATTTGGTTGTGTGCTGGCTCATGTGGGGGTTATGGACATGTTACGCTTCCATAAATTTACTATTG GACATGCATGGACTACAGATTTTGGATGTTCGGAGAAGGAAGAAGAATTTCATTGGCTGATTAA ATACTCGCCATTGCATAATGTAAAGAGGCCATGGGAAGAGCCCGGGGGACATAGTGTTCAGTATCCCGCTACGATGTTATtgacagctgatcatgatgatcgagTTGTGCCGCTTCATTCTTTGAAATTTCTTGCA ACAATGCAATATATTTTATGCAAAAGTGTACCGCATAGCCCACAAACCAATCCAATTATTGGTCGAATTGATACAAAAGCCGGTCATGGGGCAGGGAGGCCAACCCAAAAAGTG ATTGATGAGAGTGCTGATAAATGGGCATTCATGGCCAAAGTGGTGGAAGCCTCGTGGATTGACTAG